From the genome of Sulfurihydrogenibium subterraneum DSM 15120, one region includes:
- a CDS encoding metal ABC transporter ATP-binding protein — protein sequence MIKIENLYVEINSNVILEDISLEIKRGEIVAIVGPNGGGKTTLVKVILGFIKPSKGVVLIEGKTPQEYVKSGKVGYLPQRSNYDKDFPVSAFDVVMFGLINSKLDRKEKEKKVLEYLQYVGMEEFKDRPFGKLSGGQQQRVMIARAVISEPEILILDEPATGVDVVAQESFYEFIKKLNKEKGITVIMVTHDIGAVGSFTTKVVGLNRKLHYLGEYVNFLSKESLEKLYGSEVKLLIHSPECFTCQHFNIEVKH from the coding sequence ATGATAAAAATTGAAAATTTATATGTTGAAATAAACTCAAACGTTATACTTGAAGATATCTCTCTTGAGATAAAGAGAGGAGAGATAGTTGCAATAGTAGGACCAAACGGTGGAGGTAAAACTACCCTTGTAAAGGTTATCTTAGGTTTTATAAAACCATCAAAAGGAGTTGTTTTAATTGAAGGAAAAACTCCACAAGAGTATGTAAAATCAGGTAAAGTTGGGTACCTTCCACAAAGGTCTAACTACGATAAAGACTTTCCAGTATCAGCTTTTGACGTTGTAATGTTTGGTTTGATAAACTCAAAGTTAGACAGAAAAGAAAAAGAAAAAAAAGTTTTAGAGTATCTACAATATGTAGGAATGGAGGAGTTTAAAGACCGCCCTTTTGGAAAATTATCAGGAGGGCAGCAACAGAGGGTAATGATAGCAAGAGCTGTAATATCTGAGCCTGAGATACTTATTTTAGACGAGCCTGCTACAGGAGTTGACGTAGTAGCACAGGAGAGTTTTTATGAGTTTATAAAAAAATTAAACAAAGAAAAAGGAATAACAGTAATAATGGTTACCCACGATATAGGAGCTGTAGGGTCTTTTACAACTAAAGTGGTTGGTTTAAATAGAAAACTCCACTATCTTGGGGAGTATGTAAACTTTTTATCTAAAGAGTCTTTAGAAAAGCTGTATGGCTCTGAAGTAAAGCTTCTTATCCACTCTCCCGAGTGTTTTACTTGTCAACATTTTAACATAGAGGTTAAACATTGA
- a CDS encoding metal ABC transporter permease, with protein MIELLSIPFIRNAIVGGFLIAVLLSVLSLFVFVKRWSFINIGISHAAFGGLAIGFFLGVNPTIVGSIFAVLVGILIGYISKKGQVHEDVSIGILLSFSMALGVVVMSFSNNYNSDLFAFLFGNILTISSEDIVMIFIFSVISLIFLFYNLEKLMYCCFDEDLAYIGGVKTNFLYYGVITIIAIATVLSIKLVGSILSSAMIILPAAVASQLFWRYKSIILASISISIIVVLVGIFLSFEYNLPSGSTIVIVYSLIFFVVLLVKKLFQIS; from the coding sequence TTGATTGAGCTTTTATCTATTCCTTTTATAAGAAATGCCATAGTTGGTGGTTTTTTAATTGCAGTTTTACTGTCTGTTTTATCTTTGTTTGTGTTTGTAAAAAGATGGTCTTTTATAAACATAGGTATATCCCATGCTGCATTTGGCGGTCTTGCCATAGGATTTTTCTTAGGCGTTAACCCTACAATAGTAGGAAGTATATTTGCTGTTTTAGTGGGAATTTTGATAGGATACATAAGTAAAAAAGGACAAGTGCATGAAGATGTTTCTATAGGTATTTTACTTTCTTTTTCTATGGCTCTTGGTGTTGTTGTGATGTCTTTTTCTAACAATTACAACTCTGACCTTTTTGCATTCTTATTTGGTAATATTTTGACTATATCGTCCGAAGATATTGTGATGATTTTTATATTTTCTGTAATTTCTTTGATATTTTTGTTTTACAACCTTGAAAAGTTAATGTATTGCTGTTTTGACGAAGACCTTGCCTACATAGGTGGGGTTAAAACTAACTTTTTATACTACGGCGTTATAACAATAATAGCCATTGCAACGGTTTTATCGATTAAGTTGGTTGGGTCTATTCTTTCTTCTGCTATGATAATACTTCCTGCAGCTGTAGCATCTCAACTGTTTTGGAGATACAAAAGTATAATATTAGCGTCTATCTCAATAAGCATAATAGTCGTTTTAGTAGGAATATTTTTATCCTTTGAGTATAATCTACCATCAGGGTCAACTATAGTTATTGTTTATTCTTTGATATTTTTTGTAGTGTTATTAGTAAAAAAATTATTTCAGATAAGTTAA